GCAGGTAGCGGCAGAACGAAACGAAGGGTTCGAAGAAGGCTTCCACGGCCTTCCAGGTTCCCATGGCAATGCCGAGCGGCACCGCCAGCACGGCGGCCAGCAGGAAGCCGCCGAACACGCGCCACACCGTCATGCCCACGTCGCCGATGAAGCCGAACTCGGTGAACAGCAGCCAGCCTTCCTTCAGCATGGTGACGGGGCTGGCAAGGAAGGTCGGCGGCACGAAGCCACCGAGCGTGGCAATGGACCACACGAGCACGAAGACCACGAAGAAGCCCAGCCCGAGCAGCACCCGGGCGCGCGCGCCGATGGGCTCGAGCGGCGCGAGCGAACGGCGCCGCGTGGGCACGGCAGCGGCCTGAGGGGAATGGGCCGATGCAGGCGCCGCCGCGCGCGGCGTCACCTGCGGCAGGGCCTTACTTGACGAAGCTTGCATCGAAGGTGGCTGCATAGTCTTCAGGCGCCTTGCGGATCACGCCGGCCTCCAGCAGGATGGCCGTGGCTTCCTTCATGAAGCTGGTGAGCTCGCCCGCGAAGAACTTCTGGTTGGCGGCCTTGTCCTGCCAGCGCAGGTAGGCCGACGACTTGGCGAACTGCTCGCCGGTCTGCTTGACGGCCGAGCCCATGAGCTCGTTGGCCTTGGCCGGGTCGGCCTTGATCAGGTCGAGCGCCTCGAAGTACGACTGCGTGAGCGCCTGCGCGGCCTTGGCGTTGGCCTTGAGCCAGGTGGGCGCGCAGCCGACGGTGTCCATCACCATCGGGTAGTCGAGCGTGGTGGCCAGGATCTTGCCGGCGGCGGGGTTGGCGCGCACGGTCGAAAGATAGGGCTCATAGGTCATGGCCGCATCGTTCTGGCCGGCCACGAAGGCCTGGGCGGCGGGCTGCGGCTCGAGCGACACCACCTTCACGTCCTTGAGCGTCATGCCGTTCTTGCTGAGCATCCAGGCCAGGCCGAAGTACGGCGCGGTGCCGGGCGCGCTCACGCCGATGGCCTTGCCCTTGAGGTCGGCGAAGCTCTTCACGTCGTTGCGCACCGCGAGGCCGTCAGCGCCGTAGGACTTGTCCATCTGGAAGATCTGCACGATGGGCACGCCGTTGGCGTTCCAGGCCACGTGCGTTTCCACCGTGGTGGCCGCGCACTGGATGGCGCCCGAGGCCAGGGCCAGGTGGCGGTCCTTCTGCGGGATCATCTTCAGTTCGACGTCCAGGCCGTTCTTCTTGAAGATGCCGGCCTTGTCGGCCAGCGAGAGAGGCGCGAAGCCGGTCCAGCCGGACATGCCGAGCGCAATCTTGGTGTCCTGCGCGGCGGCTGTTCCGGCCATGCCCGCTGCACATGCGCCTGCTGCCAGCAGGGAAGCGACTTTTAAGAAAACGCCGGGCCGCCCCAAGTTTTCGGGGCCCCCTCGGGGGGCCTGACGCGCAGCGGCAGGTTCGGGGGCACTGATATCTACGGTCTTGACCATGGGTACTCCTGGTTCTGTTCTCTGGGAAAAAGGTCGGCGGTGCACCCGGAGCCGGGCTGCGCGCGCTTCGCATTGTTGCCGAGCGCCCCACCTTGTATATACAGGATAACCCGAGAGAGCCATTTCGGTGCATTCCTTCAGGAAAACGCACCAGATTGCTGTCTATACAGGGAGGGTGGCGGGACAGGTTTTGCGATTGCAAACCTCGTGCCACAGTCATGTCGATGCCGCTGGGGGACAATCGGCGCTCCCCCTTTTTTGCCCCCGCCCTTCCCATCCGCTGCCTGTGTCCTCGCTCGCTCCCCTTCCCCTCGACGCCCCCGGCAGCAGCAGCGCACCCGCCGACATCCTTCACGAAGTCTTCGGCTACTCGCAGTTCCGCGGGCCGCAGCAAGACATCGTCGATCACGTGGTCGGCGGCGGCGATGCGCTGGTGCTGATGCCTACCGGCGGCGGCAAGTCGCTGTGCTACCAGATCCCGGCCATTGCGCGGCAACGCGCGGGGCACGGCGTGTCGGTGGTGGTGTCGCCGCTGATTGCGCTGATGCACGACCAGGTCGGCGCGCTGCATGAGGCCGGGGTGAACGCGGCCTTCTTGAATTCGACGCTCGACTGGGAACAGACGCAGGACGTGGAGCGCCGCATGCTGCGCGGCGAGATCACGCTGTTGTACGCGGCGCCCGAGCGCGTGAACACGCCGCGCTTTCTCTCGCAGCTCGATTCGCTGAAGGAGCGCGGCAAGCTCTCGCTGTTCGCGATCGACGAAGCACATTGCGTGAGCCAGTGGGGCCACGACTTCCGGCCCGAATACCGCGCGCTCACGGTGCTGCACGAACGTTACCCGGGCGTGCCGCGCATCGCGCTCACGGCCACGGCCGATGCGCTCACGCGCGCCGACATCGTCGAGCGGCTGCAACTCGAGGAAGCACGGCAGTTCGTCTCCAGCTTCGACCGGCCGAACATCCGCTACACCATCGTCGAGAAGAAGGACGCGACCACGCAGCTGCTGCGTTTTATCGAGCGCGAGCACGAGGGCGATGCGGGCGTGGTCTATTGCCAGTCCCGCAAGCGCGTGGAAGACGTGGCCGTGACGCTGCAGGGCGCGGGCATCAACGCCTTGCCCTATCACGCAGGCCTCGACGCCGCGGTGCGCCAGAAGCACCAGGACCGGTTCCTGCGCGAAGAAGGCATCGTGATGGTCGCGACCATCGCCTTCGGCATGGGCATCGACAAGCCCGACGTGCGCTTCGTCGGCCACCTCGACATGCCCAAGAACATCGAGGGCTACTACCAGGAGACCGGCCGTGCGGGCCGCGACGGCGCACCCGCCGACGCCTGGATGACCTACGGCCTGAACGACGTGGTGAACCAGCGCCGCATGATCGACGAGAGCCCGGCCGGCGAAGAATTCAAGCAGGTGATGCGCGGCAAGCTCGATGCACTGCTCTCGCTGGCCGAGGCAAGCGATTGCCGGCGCGTGCGGCTGCTCGGCTACTTCGATGAGAAGAGCACACCCTGCGGTAACTGCGACAACTGTTTGAACCCGCCGCAGGTGTGGGATGGGACCGATGCCGCGCGCAAGCTGCTCTCCACCATCTACCGTGTCCAGCAGCTCAGCGGCATCAGCTTTGGCGCGGGCCACATCATGGACATCCTGCGCGGCAAGGAAACCGAGAAGGTCAAGCAGTTCGGGCACGAGCGCATCAGCACCTTCGGGCTCGGCGCGGAGTTCAGCGAAGTGCAGCTGCGCGGCGTGCTGCGGCAGCTCATCGCGACGGGCGCGCTGGCTGTCGATGCCGAGGCCTTCAACACGCTGAAACTCACCGAAGGATCGCGCCCGGTGCTCAAGGGCGAAGCGAACGTGACGCTGCGCGAGTCGATCTCGTCGCCGGCGGAGCGCAAGCCCCGCCGCGAGAAGGTGGCCAAGGGCGCACCGTCACCGGCTGCGGCCAAGCTCGACGACACCGGCAAGAAGCGCTTCGAGGCACTCAAGGCCTGGCGCGCCGAGGTGGCGCGCGAGCACAACCTGCCGGCCTACGTGATCTTTCACGACGCCACATTGGCGGCCATTGCCGAACGCGCGCCCGCCACGCTCGAAGACCTGCAGGGCATCAGCGGCATCGGCACCAAGAAGCTCGAGGCCTACGGCGCCGAGGTGCTGCGGGTCGCCTCGGCTTTCTAGGCCCGTCGTCGACCGCGTATCGGTCAGCTCGCGGGCGGCAGCGTGATCGGCACCGGCCGCGTGAGCAGATCGACATAGAGCTCGAAGAAGCGCGCGTTGTCGAACTTCTTCACCACCGTCATCTTCTGCAGCGTGGGCCCTGCGGGCTGCGCGCCGTAGCCGACGGAGCGCCCGTTGTCGGCGGCGCCGGGCTTGGCGACCACGTCGACATAGCGCTCCACCGTTTGCGTGGCGTAGCTCGGGTCGATGAGATAGGCGAGCGTCAACGTGTCCCAGATGTTCTGCGTGTAGGCCGGGTTGTTCTCGAAGCCGTTGGTGCCGCTGAAGCCGTAGCCGTTGAGCTTGCGGAACACCTCGGTCACCGCAGTCGGCTTGGCCGGATGCGCGATGCGGTCGTAGATGGGCTTGGTCAGGAACACGGTGTCGGTCACGTCGAGCGGCACCACCACCTGCGGGATCGGCAGGCGCACCACGAACTGTGCGGCCTCGGGGTCGAACCACCAGTTGAATTCGGCAAACTTGGTGGTGTTGCCCGCCACGTCGATGGCGCCGCCCATGTAGATGATCTTCTTGATGAGCGGCACGATTTCGGGGTTCTGCTTCACCGCGAGTGCAATGTTGGTGAGCGGGCCGATGGCCAGGATGGTGATCTCGTTCGGGTTGGCCTTCACGGTGTCCACGATGAAGTCGACAGCGGTCTTGCGCTGCAACACGGTGTGGGTGGCAAAACCGTCCGGCGAGGGCTTCAGGTCGGCATCGGTCTTGGGCTCGGGCGAGCTCCAGGCGCCCAGGTAGCCGTCGCCGCCGGAGCCGGCAGCCATCTCGGCTTCGATGGTGGCGTAGTCGTGGTTGAACGCGTAGTTCGCACCCGCATAAATGCCGATGCGGTTGCCGACGCCGAGCCGCTCGACCGACATCAACGCATCCGCCACGCCCTGCTTGAGCCACTGGTTGCCCGAGACCACGCTGATGCCCATGACCTGGACCTTGCCCGAGGCCTGCAGCTGCGCGGCCATGACGCCGAGCTGGCCGTCGTCGCTCATGGTGTTGTAGTCGCTGTCGATGATGATCTTTTGCGCGGGAGGCGGGGCTGCGCCATAGCCCGGGGCGAGTCCGATGCCGCCGTTGCCGCCATCGCCACCGCCGCCGCAGGCCGACAGCACCGTGGCGAGCAAGGCCGCGGCCATCCATTGGCGGCGCTGAATCTGAATCTTCATTCCGGGCTCCTTCTCTGTGGCTCTCGCCGTGTAGAACTAAATGCCAAACGATTGCGCAAACGTTTGCTTGAACTCTAATAGGCGAGCCATGGGCGTGGCGAAGGGCAAGGTTTCAAGGGGTAACCGCGACGCCGCCGAAGCGACTCAGCTCGGCGAGGGCGCGGCTTCGAGCAAGCGGATTTCGCGCAGCGGCGTGCGGTTGAGCAGGTAGGGCTGCTCCTCGGACGTGCCGGATTTCTCGAGCCCCGGCGCAGTCTTGGCCGAAGCTGATGCGGGGCAAGCGCCGCCGGTGCGAATCGCCAGCGCGGCCGCGAGCCGAGCCTCGGCCGGATCGCCGAGTGCATGGTCGAAATCGTCGGCCACGGCGCAGTCAGCCGGGAAGCCGTCGCCATAGTCGCCGAAGTTCTTGGCATTGACACCCTGGAACTGGATGGCGAAGTAGCTGGTGCCGCAGTTGTCCTGCGGCGAGAAGCCATAGGGCTTGCCGCAGGTGGCGCCGCCCACGAGATTGACCTTCACGTCGACGCCGCGCAGGCTGTTGATGACCGATTCGCTCGCCGAGCAGGTGTCGGGGCCGACCAGCACCGTGACCTGTGAAAGGCCGAGCCTCGGGAGCGCCGTGCCCGTGCGGCTGGTGCCGTAGAACGGAATGATCGTTTGCGCCGGCGTCAGGTGGAACGGGTTCTTGTCGTTGAACACGAGGCGCTCGAAAGTCTTGCCATCGGTCGCGGCCGGCGCGGACGCCATGTACGCGAGCCGGCTGGCAATGTTTAGCTGGCCGCCGCCGTTGTAGCGCATGTCGAGCACCAGGTCCTGGATGCCGCTGCCGGCCTTCAGCTGGTTGACCGCATCGATGAGCTGCGCTTCAGAGGTCGTGATGTGGTCGTTGAAGAGCAGGTAGCCCACGCGGCCGCTCGCGGTGTCGATGGTCTTCACGTTCTGCACCGGCGTGCGCGTGACGCTTGCCGCGGCCAGCGTCACGGTACGGGTCGCGGTGCCTTCCTGCAGCTTGAAGGTATGCGATTCGCCGATGGCCGCGGGCGAGATGCCGCGGTTGATGACCGTGGTGTTGGTACCGTTGATCACGTCGACGCCATCGACTTCGAGCACCTTCGCACCGCGCGCGATGCCGGCCGAGGCCGCGGGCGACCCCGGCTCGGTGAATGCGATGCGCAGGTCGCGCGGACGCGAGTTGCGCACGAACGCGAACTCCATGCCGTAGCCAGGCGACACGCCGTTCTGCGAGAGCTGCCGATAGCGCTCGGTGTCGTACACGTAGTGAAAGCGGTCCTTCGCGCGGCCCGATGCCGTGACGGCCGGGCTCTTGAGCACGCTGAAGTAAGCGACGGGCGTGGCGTAGTCGGCGGCCTTCAGCGTGGCGGGCACCTCGCCGTACCAGAGATAGGTTTCGTCGATCCAGCCGCGCACCCAGCGCTTCTCGTCGGTCAGCATGCCGGCCTTGTCGGGGTAGGCCGCGCCGGTTTCGGGATTCGTGCCGCCACGCGGCGCGGCGCACAGGCCGGCCACGGTGGACGAGGCGACGATGGCATCGTTGTCGGCGGCAGGAGGCGTGGTGGTGGGCGGCAGGAAGATCGGCAGCCCGCCGCCACCGCCACCACCTCCGCCGCCGCCACAACCAGCCAGGACGAAGGCTGCCCAAGCGAGCGCGGATGCGGCCGCGGTGCGTGCAGTGGAACGCGGCATCTCCCGCGCGTGCGCGTCGAACGCTTTCATATCGAACTCCTCCTCGTGTCCGTTGCGACGGACGGTGTTTTTCTGTCTGCCGTGTTCGGCGGCGGTGACTGGCTGTTGTCTACCTACTGCACAAAACCGATGCCGCGCGATTCGCGCACCTCGGGCTTGATGCGGTGCTCGGCCTCGAGCTGGTCC
The Variovorax paradoxus genome window above contains:
- a CDS encoding ABC transporter substrate-binding protein, with the translated sequence MAGTAAAQDTKIALGMSGWTGFAPLSLADKAGIFKKNGLDVELKMIPQKDRHLALASGAIQCAATTVETHVAWNANGVPIVQIFQMDKSYGADGLAVRNDVKSFADLKGKAIGVSAPGTAPYFGLAWMLSKNGMTLKDVKVVSLEPQPAAQAFVAGQNDAAMTYEPYLSTVRANPAAGKILATTLDYPMVMDTVGCAPTWLKANAKAAQALTQSYFEALDLIKADPAKANELMGSAVKQTGEQFAKSSAYLRWQDKAANQKFFAGELTSFMKEATAILLEAGVIRKAPEDYAATFDASFVK
- the recQ gene encoding DNA helicase RecQ produces the protein MSSLAPLPLDAPGSSSAPADILHEVFGYSQFRGPQQDIVDHVVGGGDALVLMPTGGGKSLCYQIPAIARQRAGHGVSVVVSPLIALMHDQVGALHEAGVNAAFLNSTLDWEQTQDVERRMLRGEITLLYAAPERVNTPRFLSQLDSLKERGKLSLFAIDEAHCVSQWGHDFRPEYRALTVLHERYPGVPRIALTATADALTRADIVERLQLEEARQFVSSFDRPNIRYTIVEKKDATTQLLRFIEREHEGDAGVVYCQSRKRVEDVAVTLQGAGINALPYHAGLDAAVRQKHQDRFLREEGIVMVATIAFGMGIDKPDVRFVGHLDMPKNIEGYYQETGRAGRDGAPADAWMTYGLNDVVNQRRMIDESPAGEEFKQVMRGKLDALLSLAEASDCRRVRLLGYFDEKSTPCGNCDNCLNPPQVWDGTDAARKLLSTIYRVQQLSGISFGAGHIMDILRGKETEKVKQFGHERISTFGLGAEFSEVQLRGVLRQLIATGALAVDAEAFNTLKLTEGSRPVLKGEANVTLRESISSPAERKPRREKVAKGAPSPAAAKLDDTGKKRFEALKAWRAEVAREHNLPAYVIFHDATLAAIAERAPATLEDLQGISGIGTKKLEAYGAEVLRVASAF
- a CDS encoding nucleoside hydrolase gives rise to the protein MKIQIQRRQWMAAALLATVLSACGGGGDGGNGGIGLAPGYGAAPPPAQKIIIDSDYNTMSDDGQLGVMAAQLQASGKVQVMGISVVSGNQWLKQGVADALMSVERLGVGNRIGIYAGANYAFNHDYATIEAEMAAGSGGDGYLGAWSSPEPKTDADLKPSPDGFATHTVLQRKTAVDFIVDTVKANPNEITILAIGPLTNIALAVKQNPEIVPLIKKIIYMGGAIDVAGNTTKFAEFNWWFDPEAAQFVVRLPIPQVVVPLDVTDTVFLTKPIYDRIAHPAKPTAVTEVFRKLNGYGFSGTNGFENNPAYTQNIWDTLTLAYLIDPSYATQTVERYVDVVAKPGAADNGRSVGYGAQPAGPTLQKMTVVKKFDNARFFELYVDLLTRPVPITLPPAS
- a CDS encoding S41 family peptidase; this translates as MKAFDAHAREMPRSTARTAAASALAWAAFVLAGCGGGGGGGGGGGLPIFLPPTTTPPAADNDAIVASSTVAGLCAAPRGGTNPETGAAYPDKAGMLTDEKRWVRGWIDETYLWYGEVPATLKAADYATPVAYFSVLKSPAVTASGRAKDRFHYVYDTERYRQLSQNGVSPGYGMEFAFVRNSRPRDLRIAFTEPGSPAASAGIARGAKVLEVDGVDVINGTNTTVINRGISPAAIGESHTFKLQEGTATRTVTLAAASVTRTPVQNVKTIDTASGRVGYLLFNDHITTSEAQLIDAVNQLKAGSGIQDLVLDMRYNGGGQLNIASRLAYMASAPAATDGKTFERLVFNDKNPFHLTPAQTIIPFYGTSRTGTALPRLGLSQVTVLVGPDTCSASESVINSLRGVDVKVNLVGGATCGKPYGFSPQDNCGTSYFAIQFQGVNAKNFGDYGDGFPADCAVADDFDHALGDPAEARLAAALAIRTGGACPASASAKTAPGLEKSGTSEEQPYLLNRTPLREIRLLEAAPSPS